Proteins found in one Neomonachus schauinslandi chromosome 1, ASM220157v2, whole genome shotgun sequence genomic segment:
- the FTCD gene encoding formimidoyltransferase-cyclodeaminase: MGAALASMTGLMTYGRRQFEHLDATMRRLIPPFHAASAELTKLVDADARAFQAYLEATKLPTDTPEERDRRAAALQEGLRRAVAVPLALAETVASLWPGLQELVQCGNLACRSDLQVAAKALEMGMFGAYFNVLINLKDITDNAFKDQTHQHISSLLQEAKTQAALVLEHLEARQE, translated from the exons ATG GGCGCTGCGCTGGCCTCCATGACCGGCCTGATGACCTACGGGCGGCGGCAGTTTGAGCACCTGGATGCAACCATGCGGCGCCTGATTCCGCCCTTTCACGCGGCCTCGGCTGAGCTGACCAAGCTGGTGGACGCGGATGCCCGGGCCTTCCAGGCCTACCTG GAAGCCACGAAGCTGCCTACCGACACACCTGAGGAGAGGGACAG GCGTGCGGCAGCCCTGCAGGAAGGGCTGAGGCGGGCGGTAGCCGTGCCCCTGGCGCTAGCAGAGACGGTGGCCTCGCTGTGGCCTGGGCTGCAGGAGCTGGTGCAGTGTGGGAACCTGGCCTGCCGGTCGGACCTGCAG GTGGCGGCCAAGGCCTTGGAGATGGGCATGTTTGGTGCGTATTTCAACGTGCTCATCAACCTCAAGGACATCACCGACAACGCATTTAAGGACCAG ACCCACCAGCACATCTCTAGCCTCCTGCAGGAAGCCAAGACCCAGGCAGCCCTGGTGCTGGAGCACCTGGAGGCCCGGCAGGAGTGA